One part of the Flavobacterium johnsoniae UW101 genome encodes these proteins:
- a CDS encoding acyltransferase family protein translates to MTTNNSSIPILQTKQHFEILDGLRGVAALAVVIFHFMEWIFTDPSKNFIGHGFLAVDFFFCLSGFVIGYAYDDRIAKMGLRNFFISRIIRLHPLVAAGSVLGLLAFLFDPFGGNLELYSTGKIILTFICSLFMIPLPVIADRGFNLFSFNAPAWSLFWEYIANIVYAFVLYRIARSYLLILTIIAAAAICYVGYNSGNLLGGWSGPTFWDGFARISYSFLAGLLIYRSNWIIKNKLGFAGLSVLLLLAFIMPSSAMNWITEPLIVLFYFPLLVSLGAGSVLNQGLKKVCVFSGNISYPLYMTHYAALWMFGNYYTNYKPDTTQLTFVVISGVILLVGFAYLVMVVYDIPLRKYLTDKRKEKLAKLKTENI, encoded by the coding sequence ATGACTACAAACAATTCTTCAATTCCTATTTTACAAACCAAACAACATTTTGAAATTCTAGACGGACTGCGAGGCGTAGCAGCACTTGCAGTTGTTATTTTCCATTTTATGGAATGGATTTTTACAGACCCAAGCAAGAATTTTATCGGACATGGCTTTTTGGCTGTCGATTTCTTTTTCTGTCTTTCCGGATTTGTAATTGGTTATGCTTATGACGATCGTATTGCAAAAATGGGATTGCGTAATTTTTTTATATCCCGAATTATAAGACTTCATCCGCTTGTTGCGGCAGGATCTGTATTAGGTTTACTGGCTTTTTTATTTGACCCATTTGGCGGTAATCTTGAATTGTACAGCACAGGTAAAATTATTTTAACTTTTATCTGTTCCTTATTTATGATTCCTTTGCCTGTAATTGCAGATCGCGGTTTTAATTTGTTCAGTTTCAATGCGCCGGCCTGGTCGTTATTTTGGGAATATATTGCAAATATTGTCTACGCTTTTGTACTTTACAGAATAGCGCGCAGTTATCTTTTAATCTTGACTATAATTGCTGCAGCAGCGATTTGTTATGTGGGTTATAATTCGGGGAATTTATTAGGAGGCTGGAGCGGGCCTACTTTTTGGGATGGATTCGCCAGAATATCGTATTCATTTTTAGCCGGATTGCTTATTTACCGTTCAAACTGGATTATTAAAAACAAACTTGGATTTGCGGGTTTATCTGTATTGTTGTTATTGGCTTTTATAATGCCTTCTTCGGCAATGAATTGGATAACTGAACCTTTAATTGTATTGTTTTATTTTCCTCTGCTGGTATCTTTAGGAGCCGGATCGGTTTTAAATCAGGGACTGAAAAAGGTTTGTGTTTTCTCTGGCAATATATCTTATCCGTTATACATGACACATTATGCTGCTTTATGGATGTTTGGAAATTATTACACGAATTATAAACCAGATACGACACAATTGACATTTGTTGTTATATCTGGAGTGATTCTGCTTGTTGGATTTGCTTATTTGGTAATGGTGGTTTATGATATTCCGCTGAGAAAATATTTAACTGATAAACGAAAAGAAAAACTGGCAAAGCTTAAGACCGAAAACATATAA
- a CDS encoding MFS transporter: MTVITEQNNEAIKKVLPIILATSIFMQMLDSTILNTSLPSIAKDLHESPLDMQNAIISYVLTLALFMPVSGFLSDKFGTKKVFIVALVLFSLGSLFCSLSQNLMHLVLARIVQGVGGSLMTPVGKLALIKTFPKKELLKAMNFAIIPALIGPVLGPLVGGYMVDYLSWHWIFLINIPFGLIGILLSLKYMPNYKSKIIDFDLKGFFIFAAASLLLSISLELFGNTVRVSPVLMILMSGFLMLYWYYRHASKDNNPIFPLNLFQVRTFRVGIVGNLATRLGISSVPLLLPMMIQIAYGQSAVVSGWIVAPMALTAMFGKSAVIGILNTFGYRKTLMVNTFIIGFLICCLAIPSIHTSIYWYVPIISILGFFNSIQFTSMNSISIADLRQYHTSSGNSLISVNQQLAIGFGIAFGLLVLKVFQGDVKLIHHEIHNAFRYTFLVVGSLTILSGLVFRRLHFKDGDNLKPAN; this comes from the coding sequence ATGACAGTGATTACAGAGCAAAATAATGAAGCAATAAAAAAGGTATTACCCATTATTTTAGCGACTTCTATTTTTATGCAGATGCTTGATTCGACAATTTTGAATACTTCACTGCCTTCTATTGCCAAAGATCTGCACGAATCACCGCTGGATATGCAGAACGCAATTATCAGTTATGTTTTGACTCTGGCGCTTTTTATGCCTGTGAGCGGTTTTTTATCAGATAAATTCGGGACTAAGAAAGTTTTTATTGTCGCTTTGGTTTTGTTCAGTCTCGGATCCTTATTTTGTTCACTTTCTCAAAACCTGATGCATTTAGTTTTAGCTCGAATTGTTCAGGGAGTGGGAGGAAGTTTAATGACTCCTGTAGGAAAGCTTGCTCTAATTAAAACATTTCCTAAAAAAGAATTACTTAAAGCCATGAACTTTGCTATTATTCCCGCTTTAATTGGGCCGGTATTAGGGCCTTTGGTTGGAGGTTATATGGTTGATTATTTATCCTGGCACTGGATTTTTTTAATAAACATTCCGTTTGGGCTTATCGGTATTCTTTTGAGTTTAAAATATATGCCCAATTATAAATCTAAAATAATCGATTTTGATTTAAAAGGCTTTTTCATTTTTGCAGCGGCTTCGCTTTTATTATCTATTTCATTAGAATTATTTGGCAATACCGTTCGGGTTTCACCTGTTTTAATGATTTTAATGTCGGGATTTTTAATGCTGTATTGGTACTATCGTCATGCATCGAAAGACAACAATCCTATTTTTCCTTTAAACCTGTTTCAGGTAAGAACATTTCGAGTGGGTATTGTTGGTAATCTGGCTACACGTTTGGGAATCAGTTCTGTACCGTTGTTACTGCCCATGATGATCCAGATTGCTTATGGTCAGTCTGCAGTTGTGTCTGGGTGGATTGTAGCGCCAATGGCTTTGACGGCAATGTTTGGAAAATCAGCTGTAATTGGGATTTTAAACACTTTTGGTTATCGAAAAACCTTAATGGTCAATACTTTTATTATTGGGTTTTTAATCTGCTGTCTGGCTATTCCATCAATTCATACTTCAATTTATTGGTACGTTCCTATAATTTCGATTTTGGGTTTCTTTAACTCGATACAGTTTACCTCTATGAATTCTATTTCTATTGCCGATTTAAGACAGTATCATACCAGCAGCGGTAATTCTTTAATTTCAGTAAATCAACAGCTGGCAATTGGTTTTGGAATCGCTTTCGGATTATTGGTTTTAAAGGTTTTTCAAGGAGATGTAAAACTTATTCATCACGAAATTCACAATGCATTTCGATATACTTTTCTGGTAGTGGGCTCTTTAACCATTTTATCCGGATTGGTTTTTAGAAGATTGCATTTTAAAGACGGAGACAATTTAAAACCAGCGAATTAA
- a CDS encoding exo-beta-N-acetylmuramidase NamZ family protein encodes MRNLIICILISTVSFAQKIKTGVDNYTVYLPLLKGKSVGIVTNQTGIMEDKTHLVDFLVQKNIKIKTIFAPEHGFRGTADAGEHVSDEIDAKTGLSITSLYGKNNKPTPEQLKDIDVMVFDLQDVGTRLYTYVSTMHRIMEACAENNVPLIVLDRPNPNIAIVDGPVLDIAFQSGIGMHPTPLLHGMTLGEEAKMINGQKWLKNGMQCKLTVVPCLNYDRNMSYSLPVRPSPNLPNDQSVNLYVSLCLFEGTNVSMGRGTEKQFQIYGSPYLPKSDFTFTPKPNFGDKDPLYNGVECNGEDLSSIPRISRLEIKWLIKAYQTTSDKSKFFDKRKFSIRAGNEKLQQQIEAGTSEEEIRKSWQEGLKDFKKMRAPYLIYH; translated from the coding sequence ATGAGAAATTTAATAATCTGCATACTAATTTCAACAGTATCTTTTGCGCAGAAAATAAAAACGGGTGTTGATAACTACACCGTTTATCTGCCTTTGCTAAAAGGCAAAAGCGTAGGCATTGTAACAAACCAAACCGGAATTATGGAAGATAAAACCCATCTGGTTGATTTTTTGGTTCAGAAAAATATTAAGATCAAAACCATTTTTGCTCCTGAACATGGCTTTAGAGGTACTGCCGATGCAGGAGAACACGTTTCTGACGAAATCGATGCTAAAACAGGTTTGTCAATTACTTCACTTTATGGCAAAAACAATAAACCAACTCCTGAACAATTAAAAGATATTGATGTCATGGTTTTTGATTTACAGGATGTTGGGACAAGATTATATACTTACGTTTCTACGATGCACAGAATTATGGAAGCCTGCGCAGAGAATAATGTTCCGCTGATTGTACTGGACCGTCCAAATCCGAATATTGCGATTGTCGACGGTCCGGTTTTGGACATTGCTTTTCAAAGCGGTATTGGGATGCATCCAACGCCTCTGCTTCACGGTATGACTTTGGGCGAAGAAGCAAAAATGATTAACGGACAAAAATGGCTGAAAAATGGTATGCAGTGTAAACTTACTGTTGTTCCGTGTTTGAATTATGACAGAAATATGAGCTACAGCCTTCCAGTTCGTCCTTCGCCAAATTTGCCAAACGACCAATCGGTAAATTTATATGTGAGTTTATGTCTTTTTGAAGGAACGAATGTAAGTATGGGACGCGGCACTGAAAAACAATTTCAGATTTACGGTTCGCCTTATCTGCCAAAAAGTGATTTTACTTTTACTCCAAAACCTAATTTTGGCGATAAAGATCCTTTGTATAATGGCGTAGAATGTAATGGAGAAGATTTGTCATCCATTCCGAGAATTAGCAGACTTGAAATAAAATGGCTGATTAAAGCCTATCAAACTACTTCGGATAAATCGAAATTTTTCGACAAAAGAAAGTTTTCTATCAGAGCCGGAAATGAAAAATTACAGCAGCAAATTGAAGCCGGAACATCTGAAGAAGAAATTAGAAAAAGCTGGCAGGAAGGTTTGAAAGACTTTAAGAAAATGAGAGCGCCTTATTTAATCTATCATTAA
- a CDS encoding serine hydrolase domain-containing protein, protein MKKITAGIILISMTFLGINAYSQKKSKKSFDVKRNEVYIDSMMTNALEKGFFPGAQIIVGNKDAVLISKNYGFQDYSKKQPVKSDDVYDLASMSKVLGATLVTMRLVGEDKIKLTDKVGDLVEVYKNTPIADLTFFELLTHTSGLKASITFYQSLLSTPDGLPLLSKEKSDVYPDLFDTMYVNKNIVYDANYLSFTPKENWVQIYKNMWLNPEFYKTVYEQISTANTNTRGKYVYSDLNLLLVKQMIEAKTGLKLDELTKEIYTELGISKIGYNPLKWTSLENVTPTELDNFFRKDTIRGYVHDEAAAIFGGVSGNAGLFANAQSISVICQMLLNDGKYQGKEILKATVVKEFTSSPLTKEGIYRGLGFDKRKPDEFFKANDFGHTGFTGTFFFMNPDTNRFLIILTNRVNPTRTNRLMYKDDFSAKIWRQINN, encoded by the coding sequence ATGAAAAAGATAACGGCAGGAATCATATTAATTTCCATGACCTTTTTAGGAATAAATGCTTATTCCCAGAAAAAATCAAAGAAATCTTTTGATGTAAAACGAAATGAAGTTTACATCGATTCGATGATGACAAATGCACTCGAAAAAGGATTTTTTCCCGGAGCACAGATTATAGTGGGAAATAAAGACGCTGTTTTAATTTCGAAAAATTATGGTTTTCAGGATTATTCGAAAAAACAGCCCGTAAAATCAGACGACGTTTATGATCTGGCTTCGATGTCGAAAGTTTTGGGAGCGACACTTGTGACCATGCGCTTAGTTGGAGAAGATAAAATAAAACTTACCGACAAAGTTGGAGATTTGGTTGAAGTTTATAAAAACACGCCAATTGCTGATTTAACGTTTTTTGAATTATTAACGCATACTTCGGGATTAAAAGCGAGTATTACGTTTTACCAAAGTCTGCTTTCAACGCCAGATGGTTTGCCTTTGTTAAGCAAAGAAAAATCAGATGTTTATCCTGATTTGTTTGATACGATGTATGTGAACAAGAATATTGTGTATGATGCCAATTATCTTTCGTTTACTCCCAAAGAAAATTGGGTTCAGATTTATAAAAATATGTGGTTAAATCCGGAGTTTTATAAAACGGTTTATGAGCAAATTTCAACTGCAAATACCAATACAAGAGGGAAATATGTTTACAGCGACCTGAATTTGCTTTTGGTAAAACAAATGATTGAAGCCAAAACAGGTTTGAAATTAGATGAATTAACGAAAGAAATTTATACGGAATTAGGAATCTCAAAAATTGGATATAATCCGTTAAAATGGACTTCTTTAGAAAATGTAACGCCGACAGAATTGGATAATTTCTTTAGAAAAGATACAATAAGAGGTTACGTTCATGATGAAGCTGCGGCGATTTTTGGCGGTGTTTCTGGAAATGCCGGATTGTTTGCTAATGCACAATCAATCTCAGTTATCTGTCAGATGCTGTTGAATGACGGAAAATATCAAGGAAAAGAAATTTTAAAAGCAACAGTTGTAAAAGAATTTACAAGTTCGCCTCTCACCAAAGAAGGGATTTACCGCGGACTTGGTTTTGATAAACGAAAACCTGATGAGTTTTTTAAAGCTAATGATTTTGGGCACACAGGTTTTACAGGAACTTTTTTCTTTATGAATCCAGATACGAACAGATTTCTAATTATTCTGACCAATCGCGTAAACCCAACGAGAACAAACAGATTGATGTATAAAGATGATTTTAGTGCTAAAATTTGGAGGCAGATTAATAATTAA
- a CDS encoding beta-N-acetylhexosaminidase: protein MKRSVLLIAIFLSSLSTIQAQKLDIIPKPVKVEQNEGVFIIPSSVQIIVDKKAEKSAEYIKSSFSKYTGINAIVSIGNKHKKNTIAFLVDEKMNLPNDGYKLNINKKGILVKGKSANGVLNGLQTLLQISSAKDIKKGNIPFVKIEDYPRFEWRGMMLDCSRQFFDKQTVKNYIDWLAAHKMNVFHWHLTDDNGWRIEIKSMPDLTLKGAWRGPGEVLLPSYGSGDKRYGGFYTQEHIKEVVAYAANRGISVMPEIEIPGHSRAVTASYPEVGCAITQELKSVQGEVKNVWCVGREENYVLLDSIIREVSGLFPFEYIHVAGDEVNRANWENCPKCQALMVKEGFTDSFQLQNYFFRRVQKIVDKYHKKTDGWNEILKGGEIDPNTLISAWQGISYGIESAKKGYQTIMMPGQYTYFDMAQSETERGHRWAAITDTKRAYSFEPIPTDDLTPEQQKNIIGVQGALWSEYLDRPARIMEYQSYPRISALSEIGWSKKEDKNWEDFYGRLTHSHLQRLADMGIAFRDFPPAAIYQNGTITVTPPYEGAVVRYDAQGNEPTRQSALYTKPIQTKDYEHYMFRTFFNEDVASPSVKVEKLPVAVWNTSKAEVLNISENISEHVDKNGIWYLTFTPDADASANGVVKTVSLYENDKLIQSFPEEKMLKSKPRLRFVIENYNEKNTYRLDFTVENKEAKESAAKVNFNCSPYLEPEVKVTSSMAENPKFPISNLEDYNVETYLRTDIACANGDWILYTFTNPVTSSKIDVLTGIPHHPRFIVNNGYVEYSYNGIDFIKGDAFDYGNASIYPKQPVKAVKIVITGTNNEPLMAGQDIRINP from the coding sequence ATGAAAAGAAGTGTATTGCTGATAGCCATTTTTCTGAGTTCTTTAAGTACCATACAAGCACAGAAACTAGATATAATTCCTAAACCCGTAAAAGTTGAACAAAATGAAGGCGTATTTATTATTCCGTCATCAGTACAAATTATTGTAGACAAAAAAGCAGAAAAAAGTGCTGAATATATTAAGAGTTCTTTTTCGAAATACACAGGGATTAACGCAATCGTTTCTATTGGAAATAAACACAAAAAAAATACCATAGCATTTTTGGTCGATGAAAAAATGAACCTTCCTAATGATGGTTATAAATTGAATATCAACAAAAAAGGAATTTTAGTAAAAGGGAAATCTGCAAACGGAGTTTTAAACGGTCTGCAGACTTTATTGCAAATTTCTTCTGCAAAAGACATTAAAAAAGGAAATATCCCATTTGTAAAAATAGAAGATTATCCTCGTTTTGAATGGCGCGGTATGATGCTCGACTGTTCAAGACAGTTTTTTGATAAACAAACCGTTAAAAATTATATTGACTGGCTGGCGGCGCACAAAATGAATGTTTTTCACTGGCATTTAACCGATGATAACGGCTGGAGAATTGAAATCAAATCGATGCCTGATTTAACTTTAAAAGGTGCCTGGAGAGGTCCGGGAGAAGTTTTACTGCCATCTTATGGTTCAGGAGACAAACGTTACGGAGGTTTTTATACGCAGGAACATATCAAAGAAGTAGTGGCGTATGCTGCTAATCGCGGCATATCAGTTATGCCCGAAATTGAAATTCCGGGGCATTCGCGTGCCGTAACCGCTTCGTATCCGGAAGTGGGCTGTGCGATAACACAGGAACTTAAAAGTGTTCAGGGTGAAGTAAAAAATGTTTGGTGTGTGGGTCGTGAAGAAAATTATGTTCTTCTGGATTCAATCATTAGAGAAGTTTCGGGACTTTTTCCTTTTGAATATATTCATGTTGCCGGAGATGAAGTCAATCGTGCCAACTGGGAAAATTGCCCAAAATGTCAGGCTTTGATGGTGAAAGAAGGTTTTACAGATAGTTTTCAGCTTCAAAATTATTTCTTTAGAAGAGTTCAAAAAATTGTAGATAAATACCATAAAAAAACAGATGGCTGGAACGAAATTTTAAAAGGTGGAGAAATTGATCCAAATACTTTGATTTCTGCCTGGCAGGGAATTAGTTACGGAATTGAATCGGCAAAGAAAGGATACCAGACTATTATGATGCCGGGGCAATATACGTATTTTGATATGGCACAGTCTGAAACAGAACGCGGTCATCGCTGGGCGGCTATTACAGATACGAAAAGAGCCTATTCATTTGAGCCAATTCCTACTGATGATTTAACACCAGAACAGCAAAAAAATATAATAGGTGTTCAGGGCGCTTTGTGGAGCGAATATCTGGATCGTCCAGCCAGAATTATGGAATACCAAAGTTATCCAAGAATCAGCGCTTTATCTGAAATTGGCTGGTCTAAAAAAGAAGATAAAAACTGGGAAGATTTCTACGGAAGATTAACACACAGCCATTTACAGCGTTTGGCTGATATGGGAATTGCTTTTAGGGATTTTCCGCCAGCCGCAATTTATCAAAATGGCACGATTACCGTAACACCGCCTTACGAAGGTGCAGTTGTACGTTATGATGCACAAGGTAATGAACCAACAAGACAATCGGCTTTGTATACAAAACCAATTCAAACGAAGGATTATGAACATTATATGTTCCGTACTTTTTTTAATGAAGATGTGGCAAGTCCGTCGGTAAAAGTAGAAAAACTGCCTGTTGCGGTTTGGAATACTTCAAAAGCAGAAGTTTTGAATATTTCTGAAAATATTTCAGAGCATGTAGACAAAAATGGAATTTGGTATTTAACTTTTACTCCTGATGCAGATGCGAGTGCCAACGGAGTTGTAAAAACAGTTTCTCTTTATGAAAATGATAAACTGATACAGAGTTTTCCGGAAGAAAAAATGCTGAAATCAAAACCTCGCCTGCGATTTGTAATTGAAAATTACAATGAAAAAAATACGTATCGTTTAGACTTTACGGTAGAAAATAAAGAAGCAAAAGAATCAGCAGCAAAAGTAAATTTCAATTGTTCGCCTTATTTAGAGCCGGAAGTAAAAGTAACATCATCGATGGCTGAAAATCCTAAATTTCCGATTTCGAATTTAGAAGATTATAATGTTGAAACTTACTTGCGTACAGATATTGCGTGTGCAAATGGCGACTGGATTTTATACACTTTTACAAATCCTGTAACTTCTTCTAAAATTGATGTGTTAACCGGAATTCCGCATCACCCGAGGTTCATTGTCAATAACGGTTATGTAGAATATTCGTATAACGGAATCGATTTTATAAAAGGAGATGCTTTTGATTATGGCAATGCATCGATTTATCCAAAACAGCCTGTAAAAGCAGTAAAAATTGTCATTACAGGAACCAACAACGAACCTCTTATGGCAGGACAGGACATAAGAATTAATCCGTAG
- a CDS encoding glycoside hydrolase family 10 protein — protein MKSLKILILILLFQTKLFSQESPKREMRAAWISTVDNIDWPSKPGLSDKQMKSEMIAILDNLRSNNLNTVIFQIRPTADAYYKSTKEPASHWITGTQGVAPGFDPLQMMIDEAGKRGMNVHVWLNPYRVQKDTVKDVLTKTHLYFKKPELFLTYGKSRYFNPGYKETRDFVSSVVGEIVRNYDIQAVHMDDYFYPYKIAGQEFPDEKAFAKEPRQFKDKDDWRRDNVDLIIKQIRDTIIANKPEVEFGISPFGVWRNIAKDSDGSNTVAGATNYDDLYANILKWQKENWIDYVTPQLYWHIGFDRANFEVLAKWWAAHKYGTNVYVGHGDYKISNTAKEPEWRSPDQIVKQIEMIRKLPQIDGSMHFTASTFLKKGDTLRNPLIQKPYKYIALTPEANRITRIKPQVPSSAVIAKKGDKALLSWKPESDDKKFVIYKFPKGKITDFSNPANIYYVTTASKLEVPNADLENYIYAVSALSQTQTESAPIEFSIK, from the coding sequence ATGAAAAGCCTAAAAATTTTAATTCTAATACTGCTGTTTCAAACGAAACTTTTCAGTCAGGAATCACCAAAAAGAGAAATGCGTGCAGCATGGATTTCTACAGTAGACAATATTGACTGGCCTTCTAAACCAGGATTATCAGACAAGCAGATGAAATCTGAAATGATTGCCATTTTAGATAATTTACGATCTAATAACCTAAACACAGTAATTTTTCAAATCCGCCCAACTGCCGATGCATATTACAAATCGACAAAAGAGCCTGCTTCACATTGGATAACGGGAACTCAGGGCGTTGCTCCGGGATTTGATCCGCTGCAAATGATGATTGACGAAGCCGGAAAAAGAGGAATGAACGTTCATGTCTGGCTCAATCCATATCGAGTGCAAAAAGATACCGTAAAAGATGTATTGACCAAAACGCATTTGTATTTCAAGAAACCAGAATTATTTCTGACCTACGGAAAATCAAGATATTTTAATCCGGGATATAAAGAAACCAGAGATTTCGTTTCGTCTGTAGTAGGCGAAATAGTTCGAAATTATGATATCCAGGCCGTTCACATGGACGATTATTTTTATCCGTATAAAATCGCCGGACAGGAATTTCCGGATGAAAAAGCATTTGCCAAAGAACCGCGCCAGTTTAAAGACAAAGACGATTGGCGAAGAGACAATGTCGATTTAATTATCAAGCAAATCAGAGATACCATAATTGCTAATAAACCAGAGGTTGAATTCGGAATTTCGCCTTTTGGCGTTTGGCGCAATATTGCAAAAGATTCAGACGGATCAAATACGGTGGCGGGTGCAACCAATTATGATGATTTGTATGCCAATATTTTAAAATGGCAGAAAGAAAACTGGATCGATTATGTTACACCGCAATTGTACTGGCACATTGGTTTTGACAGAGCTAATTTTGAAGTTTTGGCAAAATGGTGGGCAGCACACAAATACGGAACCAATGTTTATGTAGGCCACGGCGATTATAAAATTTCGAATACCGCCAAAGAACCAGAGTGGAGAAGTCCGGATCAAATTGTAAAGCAGATTGAAATGATTCGAAAACTGCCTCAAATAGACGGTTCGATGCATTTTACAGCTTCAACTTTTCTTAAAAAAGGCGATACGCTTCGAAATCCGCTTATTCAAAAACCATATAAGTATATCGCATTAACGCCAGAGGCAAACAGAATTACAAGAATAAAACCACAAGTACCTTCAAGTGCTGTGATTGCTAAAAAAGGAGATAAAGCTCTTTTGAGCTGGAAACCAGAATCAGATGATAAGAAATTTGTAATTTATAAATTCCCAAAAGGAAAAATAACCGATTTTTCGAATCCGGCGAATATTTATTACGTAACAACCGCTTCAAAATTAGAAGTTCCAAATGCTGATTTGGAGAATTATATCTACGCCGTTTCCGCTTTAAGTCAGACCCAGACAGAAAGCGCTCCAATAGAATTTTCAATAAAATAA
- a CDS encoding alpha/beta hydrolase, protein MKKAICTLLLAFVFFSAKAAKIDTIQVFSPSMNKNIKTSVIVPDNYKKSKDRFPVVYLLHGYSGNYGSWAKDFKDLAKQVDQYGFIAIGVDGNYSSWYFDSPIDPSFKYETYVINELVPFIDKNYKTISNRDGRAITGLSMGGHGALYLSFKHQDVFGAAGSMSGGVDFRPFPNNWDIKKRLGSITEFPENWDKNTVTNLLDLVKDNKLKMIIDCGVGDFFMEVNRQLHQKMLTLKINHDYIERPGEHNLAYWENSLKFQLLFFDNFFKEKKK, encoded by the coding sequence ATGAAAAAAGCAATCTGCACTTTACTTCTGGCATTCGTATTTTTTTCTGCAAAAGCAGCAAAAATTGACACAATTCAGGTTTTTAGTCCTTCAATGAATAAGAACATAAAAACCTCAGTAATAGTTCCCGATAATTATAAAAAAAGCAAAGATAGATTTCCGGTAGTGTATCTTCTTCATGGTTACAGCGGCAATTACGGAAGCTGGGCAAAAGATTTTAAAGATCTGGCAAAACAAGTTGATCAATACGGTTTTATAGCAATTGGCGTTGACGGAAATTATTCAAGCTGGTATTTTGACAGCCCGATAGATCCAAGTTTTAAATATGAAACTTATGTAATAAATGAATTAGTTCCTTTTATAGATAAAAATTACAAAACTATTTCCAACCGCGATGGCAGAGCCATAACAGGTTTAAGCATGGGCGGACACGGAGCATTGTATTTATCATTTAAACATCAGGATGTATTTGGTGCGGCAGGAAGTATGAGCGGAGGAGTCGATTTTCGTCCGTTTCCAAACAATTGGGATATTAAAAAACGTTTGGGTTCTATAACAGAATTTCCTGAAAACTGGGATAAAAATACCGTTACCAATCTGCTTGATCTGGTAAAAGACAACAAGTTAAAAATGATTATAGACTGCGGTGTTGGTGATTTTTTTATGGAAGTAAACAGACAGCTTCATCAAAAAATGCTGACATTAAAAATAAACCATGATTATATCGAACGTCCGGGAGAACATAATCTGGCTTATTGGGAAAATTCATTAAAGTTTCAATTACTGTTCTTTGATAATTTTTTCAAAGAGAAAAAGAAATAA